The Thermotoga caldifontis AZM44c09 genomic interval TGCAAGCTGTTCGACAGGTTTTGAACACGTTCAGACTGTTCCGCAACTCCCTTCGAGAGTTTATCGATATCACTCGAAACTCTGTCAATTTCTTTCACAATCCTCTCGATCGCAGCGTTGATTTCTTCAACCGCCGCGTTCTGTTCCTGACTCACCGCGGCAAGCTCACTCGACATCGTGGCAACTCTTTCTATGTCTTCAACCATACCCGCGATGGTCCTCAAACTTTCACCGATCAGGGCGCTGCTCTCGCTCGTTCTCTTAACGATCTCCTCTTCCTGCTCGAGCATCGTCTGCACCTGTGATCTGATGCTCACTAAAAAGTCTTCTATCTGCTTTGTAGAGGTCCTGCTCTGTTCGGCGAGCTTCCTCACTTCTTCAGCGACCACCGCGAAACCTCTACCTGCTTCTCCAGCCCTCGCGGCCTCGATGGCTGCGTTGAGCGCCAGAAGGTTCGTCTGTTCTGCGATAGAGTAAATTGTACCTATCACTTCTTCGATCTTTCCAGTGAAACTGGCAAGTTCCTGTATGGACCGCCTCACGGAGTGTTGCTGCTGAACCATGGATTCCACAGATTCGATCAGCTTGTTCACAACTTGTTCAACGGCTTTCGATGATTTTCTGAGTTTTTCGAAACTTTCAGACAGTACAAGTGCGTTCTTGGACGTCTGCTCGCTCCCCGAGGCGATCTCCCTCGCACCCATGTCCACTTGATGAACCAGTTGATTGACGTTGCTGACGATCCTGCTCACTTCTTCCGAAATCGCTCTTGCCTCTTCAGACGCGGTTCTCGCTGCAGATGAATCTTTTTCTATTTGTTCACTCAGCAGGTTCATTCTTTCCTCTATCTTTTTGGTGTTCATTATACTGTCTTTCAAGCTCTTCGTCAAGATCGAAAAGGCGTTCGAAAGCTGAGTGATTTCAGCTCCAGCACGCTTGAGCTGTACAGACTGGGAGAGATCACCCTCAGCGACTCTTTGAGCCACGTTTGAAAGGTTCACGATCGGCTGGGTGATAGATCTGGCGAAAAAGATGGCCACGATGACCGCGACTATGGAAACGATGGCCGCCACGCTCGCGTTCATCACGATCGTGTTCTGAAAGACGGCTTCAATCTCTTTCCTTGGAATCGTCAAGCAGAGCGACCAGCCAACGCTGGGAACGTTCGTGATCGCGGCGAGCTTTCTCTCAGACTGGAAGGTGTAATTCACGGTTGTTGTTTCTCTGTTCGCGATCTTTTCCTCGATGATCCTCAGATTCTCGTCCACCTCTCTCAATTTCTTCCCCAGTAGATCCGCGTTCGGGTGTGACAGGACGACAGATTCTCCGTCCACCATGAACGCGTAGCCCTCTTTGCCGTGCTTTATGTTGAGAACGATCTCGTCCAATTCCTTCTGTGGCATGAAGGCAGCGTAGACACCGACGATCTCCTGCGAGTAACTGATCACCGGCACGGAAAAGACGTAGCCCCTCTGGCCCCTGAAAGTCACACTTTGTAAGTAAAGGTTCCCTTTCATCGTTTCTTCGAAAAACTTTTGCTTCGATAAATCCAAATCAGGTTGAACGTCCAGCGTGAACGTTTTTCCATCCGCGCTGATGAGTATTTGCCCTGTGAAACCAAGTTTCTGAAGGTTCTCAGTGTAGGAACGCAGACTCATGTCTATCATGTTCGTGTCGAAGAACAAAAAGAGATTTTCCAGATTCGGGGCTATACCTTGAAGCGTGATGAACCTTTCTTTGAACCAGTTGTCCAGTCTGATCGCTTCCTTTTCCACCTTTTGAAGCATCTCTCCTTCAGCGTAACCGAGGAGCTTTTCTCTGATCATGAGCAGGTTCGTCACCGTAACCGTCAGAACGCCCGCGATCAGAAACACCACCACGAGCAGAACTATGCTGAGTTTCAGCGACATACCTTCACCTCCTCAAGCCCTGGCGATGCAGTAGGCGACGATTTTCTGTGCGCCCGCCTCAAGTAACAGTCTCGCACATTCGTTCATGGTGGCACCCGTGGTGTACACATCGTCTATCAGGGCTATCACGCCTTCTGGCTTTCCCTTCAGTCTGAAAGCACCACGAACGCTCTCTTTCCTCTGCTGTCTCGTTAAGCCTCTCTTCGTCGATGAGGCTGTCGATTCGATCAGGGAAGCGCACTCTAAGTGGATAGATCTGCCGACAATCTTCGCAATCGTTCCCATGGTGTCGTACCCTCTCTCTTCGAGAGCCCTGAAACTGGAGGGAACCCAGGTCAGACGGTCGCAGGGGATTTTGTACCTCTCCATCGTAGCTATCAACATCTTCGCGAGGATTCTGCGCAGTCTCCAGTGGCCTTCGTTCTTGTAGGCTAAGATGGCCTTCCTCAGTTTCGAATCGTACCTACCGTAGAAATGAACCTCGCACCATTTCGTTTTTTCAACCAGTGGTATCGGCCCCTGCAAAAGTTCGTGTTCGCACTCGTCACAGATGACGGAGAACGGTGCTATCGCTCTGCCACACAGAACACAACTGTTTGGAAAGATCGTTCCGAGTAACAGCTCGAGACTCTTCCTCATATCCAATTCCTTTTGAGTTGTTCGGGATCGACCGCGAACAGATCGCACAGGACTCTGATCACGCTCTCGTCGTACTTCTGACAGGTCAGAAAGGCTTTGACACACAGTAACCTACGTTTCTGAAGTTCGACGTCACCGCATCTGTCTATGGATTCTATCACTGCGTCGTAATCTTCCGGATCGCACAGCGTCACAACGTTCCTGTAGTTCTTCGCGGCCGCCCTCAACAGTGCAACACCACCGACGTCTATACTCTTCAGTATTCTTTCTTCATCGAGGCTGTCGTCGAGCTGGAAGGGCCTCAGATTGACCGCAACGAGGTCGAAAGGCTCGATGTTCATTTCTTTCAAAAGTCGAAGATAGTCTTCTTCGAACAAATTCATCAGGACCGCGGCGAATATCTTCGGATGGATCGTTTTCACGTTTCCCTGAAGCATTTCTGAAAAGCCTGTTATCTCACTGATTTCTTTGGCGTTCACTCCGCACGAGCGGAGGTACGCAGCCGTGCCGGAAGTCGCGAAGATCTCAACTTTCCGCTCACTCAAAGCCTTCGCGAATTCGGCGACCCTTCTCTTGTCCCAGACACTGATCAACGCCCTCTTGATGTTCACTGGTGCATCGCCTCCATCAACGTCTAAGGTAAATTCTACAATAAAAAAAGCGGGGACAGGCCCCGCTGTTTGGAATTTGGAAGAGGTTCAGTCTTTCTTTTCCGGGATCAGGAGGTTGGCGATGATCCCAACCATCGCCGCGAGACTGAGACCCTTGAATTCGACGTGTCCAACCTTCAGTGTGGCTCCACCGATACCGACGGTGAGAATCAGGGAGGCTACGAGGAGATTCTTTGGCTTCGAGAAGTCCACCTGTGCGTTGATCAAGGTCCTTATACCCACCGAGGCGATCATTCCGAACAGGATCAAACTGATGCCGCCTATGACAGGGGTTGGAATCGTGCGGAGAACTGCTCCAAATTTGGATAGAAAAGCTACCAGCATCGCCAAGAAGGCCGCACCCCTCAACACTCTCGGATCATAAACCCCCGTGAGCGCGAGTACACCGGTGTTTTCACTGTAAGTCGTGTTTGCAGGACCACCGAGCAAGCCTGCCAGCGAGGTGGCGAGTCCGTCACCGATCAAAGTCCTGTGAAGCCCAGGTTTTTCGAAAAAGTTCCTGCCAACAACGGCTCCATTCGTTGTGATATCACCGATGTGTTCCATCACTGTTGCGATCGATACGGGAGCTATCGTTGCTATGGCCGACCAGCTGAACTTTGGAAGCATGAACTTTGGCACACTCAACCAGCTGCTCTGCTGGATGGGTGAAAGATCGACCAGGCCCAGTGGCAGGGATACAGCGTAACCAGCGAGCACACCGAACAGCACAGGTATCATGCTCCAGAAGCCTTTCAGCAGGACGGAGGTGAGTATGACCGTGACGACGACCACCATCGCCACAAACCAGTTCTGGCTCGCCATCTGGATCGCCACGGGACTGAGGGTTAAGCCTATGACGACGATCATGGGACCGGTCACGACGGGTGGAAACAGCCTGTTAACTTTCTCGATGCCCACCAGCCACACCAGCAATGCGAAGAGCAAGTAGACTAAACCGGCAGCGAATATTCCACCGGTGGCGTAAGCCAGATCATTCATTTGTTCCTTCACCATGATCACAGGTGCGATGAAGGCGAAGCTTGAACCGAGGAACACTGGAACGATACCACCTGTAATGGTATGAAACAGCAGCGTTCCAGCACCCGCCGTGAAGAGTGCGACGAGCGGATCAAGACCGGTCAACAATGGGACGAGTACCGTTGCGCCGAACATGGCTACGAAATGCTGGAGGGAGAGTAAGAAAAACTTGACGCCACGCACTTGCTGGTGGGCCACAGTGAGGGAAGTGTCAACCATGATCTGACCTCCTTTTTGCCCTCGCTGGGGCAAATTAAAGGACCTTCGTGGAGAGTTTATCACCTTTACACAGCTCATGTCAAGTGATCTTACTCGCACGATCCTGAGGGAAGCTGTTGAAGCACCATCAGATTTCTAATGGATTTCTAATGTGTTCACTGTAGGATGTTCGACGAAAAACTTCAAGGGGGGAACAGGGATGATGAAAAAGGTTTATTCAGTGGTGGTTTTGAGCTTCGCGGTATTGTTCTACGCACAGATCACGATCATCGACGACGGCTGGGTCAGATTGAGTGTACTCGACAACAAGTTCGCTCAGTATCCATACCCAACAGACTTCGTCATCGAAATCCTGGCGCTCGATCGCAGTATGCCCGTGGAGGTTTCCTATCTGATGATGGATGGTAGTGGAACACCCGGGCAGCCTTCCACCAACTTCGTCATGAAAGGTTCGAACTTCAATCCTCCCTGGGATGGCAGCTGCTTCTTCAAAACCGAAGTTGGTGGCTGGGCTCAAGCTGAATTTGCCGCGAATCCAAAGTATTTACCTTTACCGCACTATCGGACCTGCCTGCTCTTACTCGCCAGATATGAGAACATCTACGCTGTGTTTCTGAGGGAAAACGACGGACAGGTTGGATACACGCTTCTGAAAGGTGGTTCGTTCAGCAGCTTTGAGATTCCTAAGGTTGCGAGGATCGAGCTTCAGGTCAACGAGTTCGTGGTCACTTCGCTGGGCCAGCCGGTTGAGGTGGGTATGTGGGTTGAAGGCAGATACACCCACGACGAAGTCGGTGGCTGGGCCGCTCCAAGTTACGCTGCGAAGACGAAGAGGTACAGAGTCCCGCACTACGAAATGTTCATGATGATGCTGGGTCGCTACGACAAACTCGCACTGATCATCGGAAAAGAGAACGATGGACGGCTCGGTGTGATCGTGTTCCCAAAATCTACGAGCTGGTCAAACCCGATCGAGGTGCCTGGATTCTGCAGGACCGTGGCCCGGGGAACTCGACTCACCGTTGCGGCCCTGTCAGACAGCCCCGTGGAAATCACCCACTTCGCGTTCGACAACACGTGCTGGCAGTGGGAAGTTGGGGGATGGGCATTGCCCGAATACGCACCGAAGCAGCAAACTTTCACGCTGAAACACTACACACCGGGTTTGATCGTGGTCAACAGGTACCAGACCATGGACCTGTTTGGCTACAACGAGAACGACGGTCAAACGGGAGTCATACAGATCAAATGATCGTTCCTTCAGAGTACCACAGTCTCGGAAAATTTGCTCACTGAGGAACTGATCGAGTGTGTTCGATGAGCTTGATCAGTTCCTCTACGATCTTTTCTCGCGGAACGGTCTTTACGATCGTTCCGGATTTGAATATGACTGCTCCATTTTTAGTACCAGCAACACCTACATCGGCGTGTCTTCCCTCACCGATTCCGTTGACCACACAGCCCATCACTGCGACTGTGAGATCTGTTTTTTCCACGATGGGTTCGATCGATCT includes:
- a CDS encoding methyl-accepting chemotaxis protein, whose translation is MSLKLSIVLLVVVFLIAGVLTVTVTNLLMIREKLLGYAEGEMLQKVEKEAIRLDNWFKERFITLQGIAPNLENLFLFFDTNMIDMSLRSYTENLQKLGFTGQILISADGKTFTLDVQPDLDLSKQKFFEETMKGNLYLQSVTFRGQRGYVFSVPVISYSQEIVGVYAAFMPQKELDEIVLNIKHGKEGYAFMVDGESVVLSHPNADLLGKKLREVDENLRIIEEKIANRETTTVNYTFQSERKLAAITNVPSVGWSLCLTIPRKEIEAVFQNTIVMNASVAAIVSIVAVIVAIFFARSITQPIVNLSNVAQRVAEGDLSQSVQLKRAGAEITQLSNAFSILTKSLKDSIMNTKKIEERMNLLSEQIEKDSSAARTASEEARAISEEVSRIVSNVNQLVHQVDMGAREIASGSEQTSKNALVLSESFEKLRKSSKAVEQVVNKLIESVESMVQQQHSVRRSIQELASFTGKIEEVIGTIYSIAEQTNLLALNAAIEAARAGEAGRGFAVVAEEVRKLAEQSRTSTKQIEDFLVSIRSQVQTMLEQEEEIVKRTSESSALIGESLRTIAGMVEDIERVATMSSELAAVSQEQNAAVEEINAAIERIVKEIDRVSSDIDKLSKGVAEQSERVQNLSNSLQELTSVFEELRQVFSRYRV
- a CDS encoding ComF family protein, whose translation is MRKSLELLLGTIFPNSCVLCGRAIAPFSVICDECEHELLQGPIPLVEKTKWCEVHFYGRYDSKLRKAILAYKNEGHWRLRRILAKMLIATMERYKIPCDRLTWVPSSFRALEERGYDTMGTIAKIVGRSIHLECASLIESTASSTKRGLTRQQRKESVRGAFRLKGKPEGVIALIDDVYTTGATMNECARLLLEAGAQKIVAYCIARA
- a CDS encoding IMP cyclohydrolase, with the protein product MNIKRALISVWDKRRVAEFAKALSERKVEIFATSGTAAYLRSCGVNAKEISEITGFSEMLQGNVKTIHPKIFAAVLMNLFEEDYLRLLKEMNIEPFDLVAVNLRPFQLDDSLDEERILKSIDVGGVALLRAAAKNYRNVVTLCDPEDYDAVIESIDRCGDVELQKRRLLCVKAFLTCQKYDESVIRVLCDLFAVDPEQLKRNWI
- a CDS encoding uracil-xanthine permease family protein codes for the protein MVDTSLTVAHQQVRGVKFFLLSLQHFVAMFGATVLVPLLTGLDPLVALFTAGAGTLLFHTITGGIVPVFLGSSFAFIAPVIMVKEQMNDLAYATGGIFAAGLVYLLFALLVWLVGIEKVNRLFPPVVTGPMIVVIGLTLSPVAIQMASQNWFVAMVVVVTVILTSVLLKGFWSMIPVLFGVLAGYAVSLPLGLVDLSPIQQSSWLSVPKFMLPKFSWSAIATIAPVSIATVMEHIGDITTNGAVVGRNFFEKPGLHRTLIGDGLATSLAGLLGGPANTTYSENTGVLALTGVYDPRVLRGAAFLAMLVAFLSKFGAVLRTIPTPVIGGISLILFGMIASVGIRTLINAQVDFSKPKNLLVASLILTVGIGGATLKVGHVEFKGLSLAAMVGIIANLLIPEKKD